The Candidatus Zymogenus saltonus DNA segment AGGTCTGGCCCCACGGCGACTTTCCACCCATGGACGTCGGCCGTTTGGTCCTGAATAGAAATCCGAATAACTATTTTGCGGAAGTCGAGCAGGCGGCCTTTTCTCCTGGAAATTTCGTCCAGGGCATAGGACCTTCCCCGGACAAGATGCTTCAGGGGAGACTGTTCAGTTACCACGATACCCATCGCCACAGACTCGGCCCCAACTATCACCTGTTGCCGATTAACGCCCCGAGGGCGTGCAAGATGGACAGCTATCAGCGAGACGGCTATATGCGCTTCGACGATAACGGCGGCGGGGGACCTAACTACTGGCCGAACAGCTTTGGCGGGTCGAGTCCCGATCCAGACATAGTTTTCCCGAAGCTCGATATTTCCGGGATGGCCGCGAGACACACCTATGAGCTTGGAGATGTTGATTTTGTTCAGCCCGGCGATCTTTACAACAAGGTCATGAAAGATAAGGATCGTGAAAATCTCGTGAGCAATATCGTAGGGCATCTTAAGAACGCACAAAAAAGGATAGAGCTCAGGCAGACGGCTCTCTTCTATAAGGTTGACGGCGATTACGGCGAGCGTGTGGCAAAGGGACTCGGGCTGAACGTGAGTGATATAAAGAAGCTCGCGGCAATGTCACAGGAGGAGCGCGTCAAGGCGACTGCAAAATAATGCAGAGTTGTCTTTGGCGTTTTGGTGGTTAAAAATGCTTTAACACCATTAATTTATTGTATATAATTAATGGATAACAAGAGAGGAAAATTTAATCTATTAGAGGAGGGGCAAAATGGCGGAGCCAAAAGACAAATGTGTAAAGCCGGCGGGCGGGCCGCTGCTTGAGGCCGCGGAAAAGCCGGAGGAACAAAGGGCGTTTCAAACAGGAGGACGCGTAATGATCGCAAAGGTAGGTAAGCCGGCCCCGGATTTCGAAGCCAGCGCTTTTTACAAGGGGGGATTTGAAAACATCAAGCTCTCCAAGTACAGGGGGAAATGGGTACTTCTTTGCTTCTATCCGGGAGACTTTACGTTTGTTTGACCTACTGAGCTTACGGCAGTTGCCGTAAAGTATGATGAATTCAAGAAGCTGGACACGGAGATTCTGGCCATGAGCGTCGACAGCAGGTTTTCCCACAAGATATGGCAGGAGGAGGAGCTCTCCAAGATGGTCAAGGGGGGACTTCCCTACCCGATGCTAACCGACGCCGGCGGCCGAATCGGGACCGTATACGGGGTGTATGACGAGGAGGCGGGAGTCAATGTGCGCGGCCGCTTCATAATCGACCCGGACGGGATCGTCCAGGCGATAGAGATATTGACTCCTTCTGTGGGGAGGAACGTCTCGGAGGCGTTGAGGCAGCTCAAGGCATTCCAGCACGTCAGGAAGACGGGCGAAGCGACACCGTCGGGGTGGCAGCCGGGGAAGAAGACCCTGAGTCCAACCCCCAGTCTTTCGGGCAAGGTCTGGGAGATATGGAAGCCGGAGATGGCCTTCTGATATGCTTTCTGATAAAAAATATTGGATTAGGATATAGATGCATGGAATTGTTTAACCTTAGAGGAAAGGAGTTTGGATATGCTTTCACAGATACCGATTGATATTAGCAAGATCAAAAAGGACGACCTCGACCGGGAAATCATAAGGGCCGGGATCATCGCGGAGCTCGACGCGATCAACCTCTACGAGCAGATGGCGGCGCTGGCGAGCGACAATGATCTTAAGAAGGTCTTGCTCGACATCGCCAAGGAGGAGAAGGAGCACGTCGGGGAGTTCATGGCCTTGCTTCTGAGATCGGACAAGGAGCAGGTGGAGGAGCTGGAAGAGGGGAGGGAGGAGGTCGAGGAGCTGATCGGCAAGAAGTAGCAGCGGTTTATCAAAAGTCTTATAACGTCATCAAACATCCTGAAAATCTACAGAGTAAAAAGGGGGGGCTTAAAGCTCCCCCTTTTTTTGCGGGAAGATAGATTTGACGCTTTATCTTATTGCCGAATAATGAAGCCCGGCATACGAACCGGGCTTTTTTATCTAGGGATTGAATTTCAACACTGTTGACTGCGGGCACATCATGTGCTATCTTCAGGGGAGGTTGAAGGAGTAAATTCGTGAGATTTTATAATATATACTATTTTCAGGAGGCTGAAATGAAGAAAAGAATCGTTTTAGTTCTGATGTTGTCGATAGTCTTATCCTTTTCAATTCCCCTATTTGCCGTCGAGATAGAAGATGCCTGCATGAAGGGGGAGCCGTTCACCAAAGGGATTCTTCTTCAGGACGATAGGGACTATATGATCGTAACCGATCTCGGAATGGATTTGAAGGTCGATATCATACAGCAGCTGGAAGGGCAGACCACAGAAGGCAAGGTCGTCTGGACGACTACGGATAGCGGCAGTTTCACGTTCAGGCCGCCCCTCACATCATACCACATCATCAAGGTGACAAACTCATCGGACAACGTGAGGACGTTCAACATCAGAATTGAAGAGAAGCCGGCAGATAAATATCTCAGGTGATACCTCATTCATTTTTAGAGTGTTAATTTTAGTGGAGTTTTTCCATGTCAGTAATTGAGATCGTACCGAATATCTACTGGATCGGCGTAAACGACAGGACAACAGACCTCTTCGAGGGGATCTGGCCCATAACCGATGTGGGTATAGTAAACAACGCCTACTTCATCGACGACGAGAAGAAGGCGATCGTAGAGTCATCAAAGGCGTTCCAGACGGAAGACCTGCTAAACAAGATTGCGGAGATAGCAAGTCCCCCGGAGATAGACTATGTGATAATAAACCACATGGAGCCGGATCACACCGGGGCCTTGGCCAGGCTGGCGGATGCCGCCCCGAAGGCGGTCTTCGTCGGGACCGAGCGCACGAAGGGCCTCCTTGAGGCGTTTTACGGAATCACCGAAAGGGTGGTGACCGTAGCGGACGGCGAGGAGCTGTCTCTTGGATCGCGCACGCTGAAGTTCTTCCACACGCCTATGGTCCACTGGCCCGAGACTATGATGACCCTGGAGACAAAAGACGGCGTCCTTTTTTCCTGTGACGGGTTCGGCGGGTACGGGGCGATCGAGGATAACATCTTCGACGAGACCTGCTCCGATATCGACTACTACGAAAAGGAGTCGCTTCGCTATTACACCAACATCGTGACCAAGTTCAGCGGTATGGTTACGAAGGCGATCGACAAGCTGTCGTCCGTCCCCGTCAAGATCATCGCGCCCTCCCACGGCCTGATCTGGAAGAAGGAGCCGGGACGGATCATAGACCTATATAAGAAGTGGGCGTCGTACGGGGTAGGAGAGGGGGAGAGGGGAATAACCGTGATTCACGGGTCGATGTACGGCAACACCGACATGATGCTCGACGTCGTGATCGAGGCGTTGAAAAAGTCCGGGATCCCCTTCGAGGCCTTTGACGCCTCCCGGACCCATGTCAGCTACGTGCTTCCCTCCCTCCTGACGAGGTCGGGCGTCGTTATCGGCGCCCCGACCTATGAGGCGGGGCTTTTCGTGCCGGTGGCCCATATCCTCGACATGGCGGCCAGGAAGGGGATTAAGAACAAGAAACTCTTTCGGTTCGGCAGCTACGGCTGGTCCGGCGGGGCCGAGCGGGAGCTGAAAAAGTTCATCGACGACCTGAAGTGGGAGCTTACAGACAGCTTCGAGTTCAACGGCAGGCCCACCGAAGAAGACCTGAAAAAAGGGGCTGATCTGGCGAAGATGTTCGCTGAGGGCCTCTAAGAAGAGCGGACATTGCTTGAGCTGTGCTCGTTGTTTGATGTTATATCATATCCATAGCGAGAGAGGAGGTTGAAAGATGGGCGATACCTATCACGAGAGCTCGCGGGAGATTCCCGTTTTCGATTCGGTCGACGTAATCGTTTGCGGAGGGGGCACCTCCGGTATATTCGCCGCCCTTGCCGCCGCAAGGGGGGGAGCTGAGACGTTTCTCATAGAAAAAGAGGGATTTCTCGGCGGGACGGCGACCTCGTATCTGGTCAACCCGCTCCCGGAGATGATGGGAAAGGGGGGCCTCATAGGGGAGTTCATGGACAGGATGGCGGAGTTGGGCGGGTACGTGAAACACGACCCGGCGGACGTCGTGTACGATTTTTCCTTGGCAAACACCTACGACGTAGAGCTTTTCAAGGACGTGGCGCTTGAGATGCTCAACGATGCGGGGGTCAAGATACTCCTTCACACGATGGCCGTGAGATCGATTTTGGAAGAGGGTACTATCAAAGGGATCATAGTTGAAAACAAGTCGGGGAGGCAGGCGGTGATGGGAAAGAGGGCCATCGACTGCACCGGCGACGGGGACGTCTCCGCGTTTTCCGGCGCACCCTTCGAGAAGGGGAGAAAGAAGGACGGGTTGATGCCCTCGGTGTCGCTTCTCTTTCACCTCCAGAATGAGGGGAAGCTTAAGGACAACCCTGCAATCCCGGTGGGGGGGATATTTCTCCTGGCGCCGGTTCTGATGGGGCTCGCCAGGGAGAAGGGGATAGACTATGAGATCCCCTACGATGCGAGCTTCCTCGTCCCGATGCCGGTGAGCCGCGGGAGGCTCCTTGTCAACCTGGCCCACGTGAAAAACGTCGACGGCACGAAGGCGGAAGACCTGACAAGGGCGCACATCGCCTTAAGAAAGCAGATCAGGGAGGCGGTGGATTTATTGAAGAACCACCCCTACTTCCAGGACGCGTACGTTGCCACAACAGCGACCAACATCTATGTGAGGGAGACGAGGCGGATCACGGGCGAGTACGTCATAACCGAGGAGGACGCACTGTCCGGGAGGAGCTTTGAAGACGCGGTCGCATCGTGCCGCTATATGATAGATGTCCACCCAATAGACGACACTGAGGTAGGGAGATACGACAACCACCCCCCCTTCGACATCCCGTACAGGAGCCTCGTCCCGCTGAAGGTGGAAAACCTCCTGATGGCCGGAAGGTGCGTATCGAGCGACAGGGTTGCCCAGTCCGCCCTGAGGATAAGCGGCACCTGCATGAGCACCGGCGAGGCGGCGGGGACGGCGGCGGCCCTCTCCGTGGTGGAGGGCCTCTCCCCGAGGGAGCTGGACGGCAAGCTCGTTAAAACCCTCCTCGAGAAGAACGGGGTAAACATAAGGCCGGACGAGAGCCGGATGCCGAAGAAGTGCATGCTCGATTGAGGATTCGAGATTAATTCCTCTCCTGTTGTTGAACCGGTTTGTGGGGTTGTCCGAACAGTTGAGGGGGGTAAGCAATATTTTAATTAAGGGCGCGCCCAGCCCTTAGACACATTCTAATACTTAAACAGAGGAGATACCTTATACCATGAGTTACATCTTCGGCCCCGTCCCATCCCGACGTCTCGGACGTTCCCTCGGGATTGACCTCGTCCCGTTCAAGACCTGCACGTACGACTGCATCTACTGCCAGCTCGGGGCGACCACCAACCGCACGATGGAGAGGGGGGAGTGGTTTCCCTTAGACAAGATAGTATCGGAGTTGAAGGAGAAGCTTGATACAAGGCCCGACTACATCACCCTCAGCGGGTCGGGGGAGCCGACGCTTTACTCGAGAATCGGCGATCTCATAGAGGCGATTCGTTTGATGACCGATGTCCCGGTCGCCGTCCTGACGAACGGCTCGCTTCTGTGGCAAAAGGAGGTTCGCCGGGGGCTGATCGATGCGAATCTCGTGATCCCGTCGTTGGACGCCGGCGACGCCTCGACCTTCGAGGCGGTCAACAGGCCGGTTGACGGCATTGACTTTGAGGAGATGGTGGAAGGCCTTGTCACCTTCAGGTCGGAGCACAAAGGTGACCTCTGGCTGGAGGTGTTTTTGCTGGACGGCTACAACGCGGCCGTGGACGACGTTAAAAAGATCGCCGCCCACGCCCTGAAGATCGGGCCGGACCGCGTTCAGCTCAATACCGTGACACGGCCCCCGTCCGAGGAATATGCCCTGGCCGTTAATCAAAATCGAATGAAGGAGCTCGCGAAGCTGTTTGAGCCTCAGGCCGAGGTTATCGCGGACTTCCGGTCGATTCATAAGGAGGCGGATTTTGCCTCAACCCGGGAAGATATTGTAAAGATGCTTCAGAGGCGCCCGTGCACGACGGCCGACATTGCGGACGGGCTGGGGATCCACAGAAACGAGGTGGTTAAATATATCGAAGAGCTCTTCGAGAGGGGGCTGCTGGAGCAAAAGAGGGTGGGGGAAAAGGTCTACTATTTCGCCGATACAAATTCTTGATCCGGCGGGCCGTTCAAGGAGCGCCGGGGCGTCCAATAATGGGACTTCTTTAAGATTCCAGGACTTTCGCTCATTTCCTCAATGATGCGGGTAAAAAAGGGATAAGAAATAAGAAAAATTTTCGGTCCGAAAGCTACGGCTTGTCCAGCAAGTCCGAGCGGGAGATCAAGAGATTCATCGATTATTTGAAGTGAAAGCTGATATTACGTTTTGCATTCAACAAAGGACTTACAGATGAAGATTTGAAAAGAGGAACAAATCTGGTTAAAAAATTTGCTGAAGGTATCTAAAAAGACGCTTTTAAGAAGGAGGGATAAATATGAAACCAATAGGGCCTCTAATGCACGAACATCGTCTTATTGAGCGAATGATCGCAATTATTGGAAGGGAAAAAGAACGTATCACGGCGACTAACACTCTAAACGCCGTCTTAATCGATACAGTGGTCGATTTTATAAGAATATACGCAGACAAAACACATCATGGGAAAGAGGAGGATATTCTTTTTCGTGATCTGCTGAAGAAGAAAATGACGCCGGATCACGAGAAAATAATGCAGGAGTTGATTGATGAACACAAGTTCGCCCGTAAGGTAACGGGGGATCTGGTTCAGGCAAAAGAGAACTATTTAAAGGATGGCAAAGAGCATGATTTAGATGTAATTGTTGGGCACTTAAACACGCTAATCGAATTCTATCCCGAGCATATAAGGAAGGAGGATAAAGATTTCTTCTTCCCAATTTTGGATTACTTTACAAAGGAAGAGCAGGATGCCATGCTCAAAGAGTTCGATGAATTCGATAGAAATATGATCCACATGAAATATAAGTCAGTAGTTGAAACTTATGAAAAATAGTTTTCAACGGTCAGGAGTTGTATTGACAATAGGTTTCCCCGATTTTCAATAATGCCAAATTTTATTTTTCGGATTCAATTCGTTAATAGAACAGCTCGATTGAAGACTGTTCTGTTGTTGTCCTGTAATAGAGCGGTTATCAAAGACTGTCGTTTTGTTTCTATATAAATGAATAGCCATCCCCATTCTCGTGCAAACCGATTTTTGATTCTCACGGACGCTTCTTTGCCTTGGCAGCGAGAAGAGGCATAATCCAATCATAAAAATCCACCTTTTTATTGTTCATAAAGTGGCGCTTGTAAGTCCAGTTTATCGACCTTAAAAAAATCAAAGTACCGCCATTTTTTTCTTGACATATTTTATATAGTGAAGTAGTATTTTAGTTAGACTAACTAAATATATGGTCGCAACGATGGAATTTATACAGCTCCTTATAAGGATAAACGAGATCGTCCACGCCTCAATGAGGCGGTTCAAGGAGGAGATCATCGGGGGGGGCGACTACCCGGAAGTCACGGTAAACCAGCTTATATACCTCGAGGCGATATTCCAGCTGGGGAGCCCCACGGTGAGCGAGCTGGCCGATCACCTGAAGGTGTCGAAGGCGTCGGCCAGCGTGGGGATCGGAAAGCTGATCAAGAGCGGGCTGGCAGATAAGACGATATCGCTTCAAGACCGGAGGATTCACCATATAAGCCTCTCCGGCGATGGGAAGAGGCTTATCGAGGCGGAGGTGAGGGCGCTCACCGAATTCTCGGAGAGGGTCAGGGGGGCGCTCTCGGACGATGAGGCGAAGGTGCTGATCGAGATATTCAAAAAGATACTCTCTAACTACAATGGTTCTAATAATAAGGACTGATTTTTTTTAAGGCAAATGTTAGTTAGACTAACTAAAAAGGAGGCAAAATATGGAAAAAGTGGAAAAAGTGGAAAATGTGGACAGAAGAATCTTGTGGCTGAGGATAAGCTACTGGGTCGGGGCGATCCTCGACGGGCTATGGGTGGTTCCCATGTATTTTCCGAGACTGGGGGCGAGAATCTACGGGATCGAGGACTTAACCTTCGGGGGCGACTTCAGGTATGCGCTGGCTATTGGCGCGGCGCTCATGCTCGGCTGGACGTTTCTCCTCATATGGGCGGACAGGAAACCGGTGCAGAGGCGGGGGGTCCTGCTCCTCACGATATTTCCGGTAAAGGTCGGGTTGGACCTGGCGAACATATATCTTTTCGTCTACGGTTACGCCACCGTTAAGGGTATGCTCCCCTCATGGATATTGTCGTTTCTCCTCTATGTCCTGTTTATATACAGCTACGTTAATTCGAGGAGTCTGGTTGAAAAGAAGGGCTGATTGGTGATTCAGCCTTTTTACTGGATATGGATTAGGCCCCCCGTTGGAGCAGACAGACTAATTAAATTCGAGCATCACCTTAAAAGCTGGTTATACTGATAGGACATCCTTGAGTAAAAGACTTTTTTAGGGCAAACTGTTTCGGATTTTCGCGAGCGTTCCTTTTCAATGATAAAAAACGCGGATCCCAAACAGTTTGCCCCTTTTTGTGATTCCTAAAAACTGCACAAATATGTTGACTTTAGCTTTCCGTTTAAGCTGCTTATACCCGTAATCAAAAGTCTCAACCTAATCCATTTGCTGCTGCTCTTCTTCCTTGGCGCCGTCGCCGTTTCCGGTGTCGCCGTCATCGCCGCCCGTATCGACGTTGTTTACGTTCATCACGGCCGTGACCGGGCTTGACTTCAGCTTGTCTATCTCGGCAAGGGGTATCCATTTGCCCGTCGGCAGTGTGTGTACCTTACCATTCTTGAAGACCACTAACTTGTCGAACCTGACTGAGCCCTTGTTCAACGTCCCGTTGACCGGGTCCTTGTAGTAGATGTCATCCATCATGAGGATATTGACCATATCCCCCTTTACCTTCGCCTTCCCGACAAACCTCGTGTCCACGCCCCCGATCTTTAGCTCTTCGGACTTTGCGTTTCCCTCCCTAAGGAGTCCCCTCCAGGCGTTTGACGCCTCATCGCCCGAAAGCGTCCCGGCGTTGACCTCATCCACGAACTTGGTTACGGAATCCGAGTCGACAAGGTAGCACCTGATCTCCAGCGAGTAGAGACTCACCACCTTCGACCCGGCGCCCAGGGCGCTTCCGACCAGGGCAATGGAGAGCGCCATCGCCGTAATAACAAAACTTAATATTAATCTCTTCATTTTTTAACCCCCAAATAATTGATAACACGACTTAATTTCAGAATACTACGAAAATGGTCAGAAGTCAATAGGAGGCAATTAAAACCGCGAGATAAATCTTGGTTAAGGATGGGTTGATATTTTTGTCTATAAAGCCAGGAAGGATATAAGCGGAGAAATTATCTTAAAGTGGTGGATTGTTGTACTGAAGAAAAGAGATTCTTTATCCAATCACCGACCCTTGAAAACCTTGTCTCGAAACCTGCCGCCGGGGCATATATGTTTGATGGCGCAGACCTCGCAAATCTTTAATAGGAAAACCAGATAATATACTAAATGTATCAAAAAATAGCCTATAGCATATACTATACCGAGTTTGGCTAACCAGTAGAGTGGGAAGAACGGCATACCCAGAAAGGCGAGGAAGGCGGTCGAGGCGTTTATATCAAACATCCACTTTGACTTTACGATCTTTCTATTTCCGCAGATTAGCTTCGCTAATATGCTCGCCGGCATCAGGCCCGCCGCGCCCGGGCAGAATCCGCCGACATAGGGGCAGTCCTGATAGACGCAGCAGTACGCCATGAAAAAACACATTATTAGGTAAAGCGACAGAAATATCAGGGAGAGGATAAAGTTGATAGACCA contains these protein-coding regions:
- a CDS encoding winged helix-turn-helix transcriptional regulator, which produces MEFIQLLIRINEIVHASMRRFKEEIIGGGDYPEVTVNQLIYLEAIFQLGSPTVSELADHLKVSKASASVGIGKLIKSGLADKTISLQDRRIHHISLSGDGKRLIEAEVRALTEFSERVRGALSDDEAKVLIEIFKKILSNYNGSNNKD
- a CDS encoding radical SAM protein; translated protein: MSYIFGPVPSRRLGRSLGIDLVPFKTCTYDCIYCQLGATTNRTMERGEWFPLDKIVSELKEKLDTRPDYITLSGSGEPTLYSRIGDLIEAIRLMTDVPVAVLTNGSLLWQKEVRRGLIDANLVIPSLDAGDASTFEAVNRPVDGIDFEEMVEGLVTFRSEHKGDLWLEVFLLDGYNAAVDDVKKIAAHALKIGPDRVQLNTVTRPPSEEYALAVNQNRMKELAKLFEPQAEVIADFRSIHKEADFASTREDIVKMLQRRPCTTADIADGLGIHRNEVVKYIEELFERGLLEQKRVGEKVYYFADTNS
- a CDS encoding peroxiredoxin gives rise to the protein MAEPKDKCVKPAGGPLLEAAEKPEEQRAFQTGGRVMIAKVGKPAPDFEASAFYKGGFENIKLSKYRGKWVLLCFYPGDFTFVUPTELTAVAVKYDEFKKLDTEILAMSVDSRFSHKIWQEEELSKMVKGGLPYPMLTDAGGRIGTVYGVYDEEAGVNVRGRFIIDPDGIVQAIEILTPSVGRNVSEALRQLKAFQHVRKTGEATPSGWQPGKKTLSPTPSLSGKVWEIWKPEMAF
- a CDS encoding FAD-dependent oxidoreductase; translation: MGDTYHESSREIPVFDSVDVIVCGGGTSGIFAALAAARGGAETFLIEKEGFLGGTATSYLVNPLPEMMGKGGLIGEFMDRMAELGGYVKHDPADVVYDFSLANTYDVELFKDVALEMLNDAGVKILLHTMAVRSILEEGTIKGIIVENKSGRQAVMGKRAIDCTGDGDVSAFSGAPFEKGRKKDGLMPSVSLLFHLQNEGKLKDNPAIPVGGIFLLAPVLMGLAREKGIDYEIPYDASFLVPMPVSRGRLLVNLAHVKNVDGTKAEDLTRAHIALRKQIREAVDLLKNHPYFQDAYVATTATNIYVRETRRITGEYVITEEDALSGRSFEDAVASCRYMIDVHPIDDTEVGRYDNHPPFDIPYRSLVPLKVENLLMAGRCVSSDRVAQSALRISGTCMSTGEAAGTAAALSVVEGLSPRELDGKLVKTLLEKNGVNIRPDESRMPKKCMLD
- a CDS encoding rubrerythrin, yielding MLSQIPIDISKIKKDDLDREIIRAGIIAELDAINLYEQMAALASDNDLKKVLLDIAKEEKEHVGEFMALLLRSDKEQVEELEEGREEVEELIGKK
- a CDS encoding hemerythrin domain-containing protein — protein: MKPIGPLMHEHRLIERMIAIIGREKERITATNTLNAVLIDTVVDFIRIYADKTHHGKEEDILFRDLLKKKMTPDHEKIMQELIDEHKFARKVTGDLVQAKENYLKDGKEHDLDVIVGHLNTLIEFYPEHIRKEDKDFFFPILDYFTKEEQDAMLKEFDEFDRNMIHMKYKSVVETYEK
- a CDS encoding FprA family A-type flavoprotein; amino-acid sequence: MSVIEIVPNIYWIGVNDRTTDLFEGIWPITDVGIVNNAYFIDDEKKAIVESSKAFQTEDLLNKIAEIASPPEIDYVIINHMEPDHTGALARLADAAPKAVFVGTERTKGLLEAFYGITERVVTVADGEELSLGSRTLKFFHTPMVHWPETMMTLETKDGVLFSCDGFGGYGAIEDNIFDETCSDIDYYEKESLRYYTNIVTKFSGMVTKAIDKLSSVPVKIIAPSHGLIWKKEPGRIIDLYKKWASYGVGEGERGITVIHGSMYGNTDMMLDVVIEALKKSGIPFEAFDASRTHVSYVLPSLLTRSGVVIGAPTYEAGLFVPVAHILDMAARKGIKNKKLFRFGSYGWSGGAERELKKFIDDLKWELTDSFEFNGRPTEEDLKKGADLAKMFAEGL